A single Atopobiaceae bacterium DNA region contains:
- the dapD gene encoding 2,3,4,5-tetrahydropyridine-2,6-dicarboxylate N-acetyltransferase — translation MSQDANMDAQQIIDFIATAPKKTPVRVLVAKRDADTCFSAAGVAAAEEAVAAGDLHVFDCGASAIVTGNWTAAKALLDARADDIADTVVETVGRNTGVPMLDVRDIHARIEPGAYIRDHVSIGDGAVIMMGAVINVGAEIGDGTMIDMGAILGGRAIVGKNCHIGAGTVLAGVVEPASATPVRVDDGVLIGANAVVLEGVHVGEGAVVAAGAVVVDDVAAGAVVAGVPARVIKQASEVAAGKVSLVDALRSL, via the coding sequence ATGAGCCAGGACGCAAACATGGACGCCCAGCAGATCATCGACTTCATCGCGACCGCGCCCAAGAAGACGCCGGTGCGCGTGCTGGTGGCGAAGCGCGACGCCGACACGTGCTTCTCGGCTGCGGGCGTGGCGGCGGCCGAGGAGGCCGTGGCCGCTGGCGACCTGCACGTCTTCGACTGCGGGGCCTCGGCCATCGTGACGGGCAACTGGACGGCGGCCAAGGCGCTGCTCGACGCGCGCGCCGACGACATCGCCGACACCGTGGTCGAGACCGTCGGCCGCAACACCGGCGTGCCCATGCTCGACGTGCGTGACATCCACGCCCGCATCGAGCCGGGTGCCTACATCCGCGACCACGTCTCGATCGGCGACGGGGCCGTCATCATGATGGGCGCCGTGATCAACGTGGGTGCCGAGATCGGCGACGGCACCATGATCGACATGGGTGCCATCCTGGGCGGTCGTGCCATCGTGGGCAAGAACTGCCACATCGGCGCAGGTACCGTGCTTGCCGGCGTGGTCGAGCCCGCCAGCGCCACACCCGTGCGCGTGGACGACGGCGTGCTCATCGGCGCCAACGCCGTGGTGCTCGAGGGCGTGCACGTGGGCGAGGGTGCCGTGGTGGCGGCGGGTGCCGTGGTCGTCGACGACGTCGCGGCGGGTGCCGTGGTCGCCGGTGTGCCCGCGCGCGTCATCAAGCAGGCGAGCGAGGTCGCGGCGGGCAAGGTCTCGCTGGTGGACGCGCTCCGGTCGCTCTAG
- the yfcE gene encoding phosphodiesterase, translating into MKLLVASDIHGSATWCARLMDAIEAEDPARVILLGDLLYHGPRNDLPEGYAPKQVIPMLNGIASRVVAVRGNCEAEVDQMVLDFPCLADYAVVLDGDATDAAGGPRELFCTHGHVWGPGIDNSVDRMPPLPAGSALLYGHTHIKVDEERPLGVDGSMVHVLNPGSVSIPKDGSHSYGLYEDGRFRLVELG; encoded by the coding sequence ATGAAGCTGCTCGTCGCATCCGACATCCACGGCTCGGCCACCTGGTGCGCCAGGCTCATGGACGCCATCGAGGCCGAGGACCCGGCCCGCGTCATCCTGCTGGGCGACCTGCTCTACCACGGTCCCCGCAACGACCTGCCCGAGGGCTATGCCCCCAAGCAGGTGATCCCGATGCTCAATGGCATCGCCTCGAGGGTCGTCGCCGTCCGCGGCAACTGCGAGGCGGAGGTCGACCAGATGGTACTCGACTTCCCGTGCCTCGCCGACTACGCGGTGGTGCTCGACGGCGACGCGACCGATGCGGCGGGCGGCCCGCGCGAGCTGTTCTGCACGCACGGCCATGTGTGGGGCCCCGGCATCGACAACTCGGTCGACCGCATGCCGCCCCTGCCGGCCGGCAGCGCCCTGCTCTACGGCCACACCCACATCAAGGTGGACGAGGAACGACCGCTCGGGGTCGACGGCAGCATGGTGCACGTCCTCAATCCTGGCAGCGTCTCGATCCCCAAGGATGGCAGCCATAGCTACGGCCTCTACGAGGACGGCCGCTTCCGCCTGGTCGAGCTGGGATGA
- a CDS encoding helix-turn-helix transcriptional regulator: protein MASEKDGPCAVRATSGPAAEDASAAHVTDELLDRLLASTSPEQYLSGLASSDAVSSADPLPAYLADLLAEKGLTRAEVIRASGLNATYCYQVFQGDRHPGRDHALMLAFGLGCSLHETQRLLTRAGVAELWCRVRRDAIIIFCIDHGMTRVACDDELWRLGEPTLLDAGV from the coding sequence ATGGCATCTGAGAAGGACGGTCCCTGTGCGGTTCGCGCCACGTCCGGTCCTGCCGCGGAGGATGCCTCTGCCGCACATGTCACCGACGAGCTCCTCGACCGGCTCCTTGCCAGCACCAGTCCTGAGCAGTACCTCTCGGGACTTGCTTCCTCCGATGCCGTGAGTTCGGCAGACCCGTTGCCTGCCTACCTCGCAGACCTCCTCGCCGAGAAGGGCCTCACGCGTGCTGAGGTCATCCGTGCGTCAGGCCTCAATGCCACCTACTGCTACCAGGTCTTCCAAGGCGACCGCCATCCCGGGCGCGACCATGCCCTCATGCTGGCCTTCGGCCTCGGCTGCTCGCTTCACGAGACCCAGCGGCTCCTCACGCGGGCTGGCGTCGCCGAGCTGTGGTGCCGCGTGCGTCGCGATGCCATCATCATCTTCTGCATCGACCACGGCATGACGCGCGTCGCGTGCGATGACGAGCTATGGCGTCTTGGGGAGCCGACGCTGCTCGACGCGGGCGTATGA
- a CDS encoding serine/threonine protein kinase gives MDRSDADLLHALELDDAYRVERVLGEGPSARTELVTLEGSGPFVRKRIPLELANPAAWARLMTVDEPLLPKVERTYTLPDAFVVVSDYVDGMSLDERVRREGPLVPNEAIRILEDVAHAAGVLHAHGIIHRDITPANVVLAADGAHLIDLGIARVHSQEEKKDTTRMGTWGFAAPEQFGFAQTDARSDVYSLGRLLAYMLVGVRPDAVGFEASLADPARVSATLAHVVAHACAFEPSARPQTADELVREADAALAGEVVADKASSSQTRLALATPRRVLAMFTTWRPWVAVAIVLAAATFGLGFFESEVVEAQRASTIVMRVYSIYFGAVLVMSMTVVPAWELSRAVLCAGPYKEKEGRWKHAVWRVARSVLVGVALITVVAVVIALVKRAMGV, from the coding sequence GTGGACCGATCGGACGCCGACCTGCTGCATGCGCTCGAGCTCGACGATGCCTATCGGGTGGAGCGCGTCCTGGGAGAGGGGCCATCTGCCCGGACCGAGCTGGTCACGCTCGAGGGCTCGGGCCCCTTCGTGCGCAAGAGGATCCCCCTCGAACTCGCCAACCCGGCGGCCTGGGCGCGACTCATGACGGTCGACGAGCCCCTGCTTCCCAAGGTCGAGCGCACGTACACCTTGCCCGACGCCTTCGTCGTGGTGAGCGACTACGTCGACGGCATGAGCCTCGACGAGCGTGTCCGCAGGGAAGGACCGCTCGTGCCGAACGAGGCCATCCGCATCCTTGAAGACGTGGCCCACGCTGCGGGCGTGCTTCATGCCCATGGGATCATTCATCGCGACATCACTCCTGCCAATGTGGTGCTTGCCGCTGACGGTGCCCACCTCATCGACCTCGGCATCGCGCGTGTCCACTCGCAAGAGGAGAAAAAGGACACAACACGCATGGGTACCTGGGGATTCGCTGCGCCTGAGCAGTTCGGGTTCGCTCAGACCGACGCCCGGTCAGACGTCTATTCCCTCGGCCGCCTGCTTGCCTATATGCTCGTGGGCGTTCGTCCTGACGCGGTCGGCTTCGAGGCGTCGCTGGCCGATCCCGCCCGTGTGTCCGCTACGCTTGCTCATGTCGTCGCTCACGCCTGCGCCTTCGAGCCGAGTGCGCGTCCCCAGACCGCCGACGAGCTTGTGCGCGAGGCGGATGCCGCGCTCGCTGGCGAGGTCGTCGCGGACAAGGCCTCGTCGTCGCAGACGCGATTGGCCCTTGCCACCCCGCGCCGCGTCCTTGCGATGTTCACCACCTGGCGGCCCTGGGTGGCTGTCGCGATCGTCCTGGCTGCGGCTACCTTCGGGCTCGGGTTCTTCGAGAGCGAGGTCGTCGAGGCGCAACGGGCGTCCACCATCGTGATGCGCGTCTACTCCATCTATTTTGGAGCTGTCCTCGTCATGTCGATGACGGTGGTCCCCGCATGGGAGCTGTCCCGTGCGGTCCTGTGCGCGGGTCCCTACAAGGAGAAGGAGGGCCGCTGGAAGCATGCCGTCTGGCGGGTCGCCCGCTCCGTCCTCGTCGGTGTCGCCCTCATCACGGTGGTCGCCGTGGTCATCGCCCTCGTCAAGAGGGCAATGGGAGTCTGA
- a CDS encoding 4Fe-4S binding protein, whose protein sequence is MSHPVIDTDECIACGVCVDTCPADVLELGDSAAQVADADSCVACGACMDACPAGAITEIAED, encoded by the coding sequence ATGTCACACCCCGTTATCGATACCGATGAGTGCATCGCCTGCGGCGTCTGCGTAGACACCTGCCCGGCTGACGTCCTCGAGCTCGGCGACTCCGCCGCCCAGGTCGCCGACGCCGACTCCTGCGTCGCTTGCGGCGCCTGCATGGACGCCTGCCCTGCAGGTGCCATCACCGAGATCGCCGAGGACTAG